The following is a genomic window from Planctomycetia bacterium.
AGGACGCGGAGAAACTGCTGGAAGCCGCTTCAGTCAGGCTCGACGATTTCAAGGTCGGCATGCGCACTCGCGAGCAGGACTTCCTCCTGCTTGGGCTCGGCAACAAGATCCCGCGCCTCGCCGCCAGACATGCCGTCATCAGCGCATGGACGAAACTCTACCTCGGCCAGATCGAGGGAGCGGCCGCTCCGTCGGGGAAGAACAGGCTCCTCTCCGCGCTGGATGCCTTCGATCGGATTACGTCCACTTCAAAGGACGATACCGGCAAGTACAACGCCGCCATTGGCGTGGGCATCGCCCTGCGCGAACTCCGTCGCTACCCGGAGTCCGAAATCGCCTTTAACCGCGTGATCGATTCGACGGCTGCCTCGGCTATTCAAACTCGGGCCCGACACGAAAAGGCGCGACTCTTTCTGGTTTCCGGCAATACGGACAAGGCTCAGAAGGAGTGGAATGCGTTGGCAGCCGCCGCAGATTCCGCCGTCGCCGCGAACGAGGCGTTTTACCTGGGCATTGCGCCTCTGATGTTTGCCTACTCGGACATCCTTGCTTCGCAGTCGCCGCAATGGCCGCCGTCCGAACAGCTCAAGCATCGCGAGCGCGCAACGTCCGCCCTGCACAAGATCGCACTGCAAGGCGGCGCCTGGCACGAACTGGCCGGCGTCTATCTCGGCCTGCTCGACATCCGGGGACAGGATTTTTCACGACTCGGCGACGATGAAGTCTTCAGCACGGCGAGCCGTCTCATGGAAAACGATCGCACGACGGAGGCGATCGAAGCATGGCAGACGTTGCTCAAGCGGCCGCTCGGCAGCGAGCGAAATGCCCATGTGCGATTCAACCTCGGCATCTGCTGCCTCGCGCAGGAAATGTATGCAGAGGCTGCCGACGCGATGGATCAGGCACTCGCCGACGGACTGCCGCCCAAGCAGTCCGAGCGGGCCGCCGAAGTCGCCTATCAATGCAGGCGCATGATCTCCGGAAAACATCCGTCACCGGATGCCCATCGAAAGCTCGCGGAATCCGCCGAGCGACTCGTCAACTCCTTCCCTGACAGCAAGCTCGCCGACGAAGGCCGGTGGGTCATCGGTTTGGCACTCAAGGAGGCCGGAGACGTGTTGTTCGCTCGACAAGCGTTCGCCCGGGTGCCACCGAGTTCGGAGCACTATTGGGACGCCAGACGGGGCGAGGCAATCTGCGCCCAAAAGCTCCACGAGAATGATCTGGGCCGAGGGACTCAGGCGTCTCTTCGCCGATCCGCTGAAGTGGCCGTCGATCTCTGGCGTCGATTCGCTGACGACTTGCAGGAAATACAAAACCGCACACCCGCCAAAGGCTCCAAAGACCCGGCCAGTCATCGACCGTCCGCCGAGTTGTTGGCTCAGTGGCAAACCGAGGCGCGCGTCGCCGCAGCCGCGCTCCTGGCCTCGGAAGCCGTCGGCGATTTCACGGAAGCATTAAACCTGCTGAACGGTGCGGCGTCCGATGCCAGATCGGTCGGGCTTCGTCTTCGATGCCTCCGTGCGACCGGGCAATCCGAAGCGGCGAAGCAGGAACTCTCGTCGTTCCTGAAGCACGCCGCCGAGGGCGGCTCTCCGGACGCAGTGCTCAACCTTGCAGTAGGGTTTGAACGAGAAATGGACTCGCTCATCGACCAGGGACGGTTGCCCGCCGCCAAGGAAGTCGCGCAGGACGCGGTCCCGCTTCTTATCCAGTTACTCCAACAGGTCAAAGAGTCGAAAGACGGAAAGCTCAACGCAACAGTCATAGAGACCAGCCTTGCCCGGGCACTCGGCATCGCCGGCGAAATCGAGCAATCGCGCGAGCGCTTCGACCGGCTGATCGCCGAATCACCAACCAACGGCGCAATCATCCTCGCAGCTGCCCGGACAGAGGAGCGCATCAGCACCGCCTGGACCGGCGAGAAGCGAGACGGGGCCGCCGCACGCGCCGAGTCACTCTGGGCGCGCCTGCTCCGCGACGCCGGTTTGCGAGATCGCTCTCCCGATCACTATTGGGAGGCCCGGTCCTATTGGTTCGCCCACCTGCTTCGCCACGGCCGCGCCGAAGACGTCATCAAAGGCATCGAGTCCGAACAGGCATGGCATCCGGAGCTCGGCGGTCCCCCCTGGAAGGACCGGCTGCTGACGCTGTCTGCCGAAGCGCGAAAGATGACGAGCGACCGGAAGCCATGATCGAAGAAGTACCATTGTCATGACGTTCTTGTTGTCACAAATATGGATCAGCCTTTTCCTCGCCATGGGCCAGCCCGCGCCCGCCGCCGACGCTTCAGGCGATCCCCTCGCCGAAGGCAAGCGGCTGCTCGAAGGCGTCCGTGACGGCGTGTTCTCGTTCGACGATCCCGCCTTCTATTGGTTCTGCCGATATGTCCACTCTCATCCGCCGCCCGTTGAGCCAGCCGATCGAGCATCCGGCACACCGCTGAACTGGAAGGTTCTCTTGGAGCGACCCTCCGACCATCGCGGGCAACTCGTCACCATTGAGGGCGTCGTCCTCTCCTATCAAGCCCACGATGTCACCAATCGTCCCGATCTTCCCCGCCTCTACCAAATGGAATTATCCCAGGTGGCCGGCCCCCTGCTCTGCTCGCTCGTTCTCACCGAAGACCCCGGCGACGTCCCGCTCCACAGCGTCATCAAGGCTCAAGGGTACTTCATCAAGATTCGCGGTTTTCGCGCCCGCGACGGCGCCGAAAATTCAAGCCCTCTTATTGTTGCAAACAATCTCTCCGAATTGCGAGCCCCCGCAGCGCGCGTCGCGAATCCGCTCGAGGATCGCCTTTCATCCCGGCTCGTCGGGGCCGTTGTCGCGATGGCGATGATCTGGTTCTTCATGCGACGACGACTTCGAAGCGTCGAGCCCCATGCTGGCGGGCCCGGCGCCAGGGTGCGCGCCGAGAGCCCGTCAGATCGTGACTTTGACTGGCTGGTGAAAAACGACCAGCCGCGCAAGCCAGATCGCGACGCGTGACAATCATTCCTGGGCGGACATTCCCGCCAGGTCCGCTCAAGCTTGCAACGGATCGCTCCCTCCGAGAAAATGCGGAACTGCCTCATAAACTGTCGCGGCGTCAAGACGCCCGCGAAGAATGGGGCTCACGCCGACTCATTCGGCCCGACACGAGAGGAACGATGCTGCGCAATCAACCACTAGGAATCATCACCGCCCTCTCCTGCGTCATGATGCTTGGCGGATCACGTTCATTCGCGGCGAGCCGTGCCGATGTCACCATCACCCCTTTGGGCGGTGGCGCGATCGAACAGGGCAAGACGACCCAATCATTTCGCATCCCCACGGACATTGACGGGGCCCTTCCTCAGGCCCTGGTCATCGTCGCGGCCCAGCCGCTGGCAGCCGTCGCACCGGCCGCCCCACTCGCCGATGCACCTGAATCCGAAGAGGACGTGCCCAAGGTCAAGGTCCCGGCCACGGTCAAACTCACCATCTCAGGTCAGCAGCTTCCCCCCTGGCAACTCTACAAATTCCCCAGCGCCTACGTGATCAGTCCGGCGACGCTCCGCGCCAACCCGCAATACGCCGCCGGCCGCGTGGCAATCGACTTTGACCTCGACACCGTCGCGGAGGCCGTGAACATCTCCGCCTTCGGCATGCCCGACCCGCTGATGTTGAGCGATTCTCTCGACGGCCCGATTTCCACATACCTGGACCAGGCCCAGGATCCGCAACTCAAGGCCTACTTCGGCGCCATGGCCAACGAGATGGCCGGTAACAAGGAACTGGCCCGCTCGACCTATCACCACCTCGCCGGGTCGCCAGACGAGCGGCTTGCCCGAATGGCCCGACGCGGCGTGCGTCTGCTGTCCTACGATCAGCGTCCGCACAAGCTCTCCGGTAATTTCCGCGAGCACTATCGCTGGGGACTCTTCCTGGGTCAGACCGGCGTCTTCGCTTCGGCGTTCAAAGAGTTCAATGAATGCCGGATCATCTACCAGATGCACTCCGACGCCCAGTATCGCGCCGGCGAGATGCTCGACCATATGGATGGCGACATCTTCAAGGTACAGGACTATATGGACCGCGCCGCTTCGTCCGCCTTTGAACGGCGCCCCGCCCAGTGGTCCGTCCTCATCGTCCTGATCCGCGGCGTAGGCGATGCCCGAATGCCCGACTCGCGGCTCCTCGATCTCAAGGCCTCGTGGATCATCGCCAAGGACATGATCCGCGGCGCCACATCGGGAAAGGTCGTTCCGCAGGCAGTCATCTATGAACTCGATAAGCCGGACTCGTTCCCACTGTCAACCTATCCCGGCGGTCTTGTCGGCCCCGCCGAGGACATCGTTGCCAAGCGCGGCTGGTTCGACAGTGTGATATTCATCCGTCCGCGAGCTGCCGACGATTCCGGCCCGCGTGTTCAGTCTGTCGGCGGCGACGTCGGCCCCAACGGCGCAGGCCTCTCCGTAGTCGGCACCGACGCAACCTGGCAGGACTTTCTCCTGGCCTGGTATCAGCAGTTCGCCTGGGCGGCGCGAAACGGCGGACTGACCGGCGGCATCCCCATGCCCGATGAACTGGCTGACATCGGCCACCATCCGGTCCCGGACATCGGCTATGCCATCCGCGCGGCACTCAAATATCATTGGCCGCCGGAAGTCCTTCCCTGGGTGAAGATGGTCCCCCGCCCCGGCGCGACCGAGTTTGTCCGCCTCTGGGATGTTTCCAGTTCGATGGCCTTCTCAGATTCCACCGCGCTGGAGAGCAGGTCAGACGTCGTAGATATGAATCGCCTCGGAGTTTCCGCCGGCGCATCGGATACAACGTTCGCGAGATGCTGGGTCTACTCACCCGTGGATCAGCAGGCTGGCGTCTGGCTCGGCGGAAGCGCTACCCTCGAAATCAACAGGAGCCCTGCCTTTGATACGAAATCCCAGGACGCCTCATCAGCGAAGCCATTCCTTCCCGACACCGCCGCGGCAATCGCGATGCTTCACACCGGCTGGAACGAGGTGAGAGTCACATTGCCGACGAGCTCGTCATCATCAACCTCTACGAACAAGTTCTCACTGCGTTTCTGCGGAATTGACGACCGACCCATCCCCGGACTCGCCTACGTCAACGTTGCACCGGATAGCGACCTCGCCCCCGCCGACGTGCCGCCCAAGCCCGGCGATCACTACGCATGGGACCGCGTCCGCCGCGACTGGAGCACATCGCTGCCGAATCTTTCAATTGAAGACTTACGACAGATCACGGGCATCACCAGCCTGACCCTCTCCGGCACGGCAGGCGAGCATGGCCACGCAGTCCTTAACGGCCTTCAGTCATCGTCCGGCGCAGTCGTTCGCATTCTCAATGGCGAATGGAAGCCCGGCGAAGATTCCGACGTCGTCCTGAACAATCTCCTCGACTGGGACCGCGAAGATTGCATGGCCCTTCGCTTCAAGAAGGACGGCCGCGACCGAGACCTCCTCTTCGTCAAGCCCGAGGCCCTCTTGGCCTACATGACCCTCCTCGACGAACCCGCCGCGGCCGAGCAACTCTTCGGCAAGTCCCCGGTCGAAGAGCGTCTGCTCGGCTACGTCGTCATCCCGACAAAACAATCGTCTCGCCGTCTCTTCGTCATCGACTGCCTGCTCGGCAGAGACGGCGCCTGGCCGCAGGACGAGGAAGACCTGCTCGGGCCGATCGCCAAGGAGTACATCCCCAATCCGCCCCGCATGGGCCCCGGCTTCAGGCAGGATAGCGAATAACATTAACAACCAGCCATCGGCGACGGACCGCCGATATCAATGCATGGAGGCGATGCGGTGTCGACCAGGACCGCCATACCTGAATCTCGTTCCAGAACCCTCGGGGCCCCGCTCGATCCGCTGCTCGCTGCGCCCACGATCACAACAGGCTTTTCTCAAACCCCCCTCCCGCAGATCGGCCGAGGTCACTGCGTCGCGGTCCTCGCCGTTCACCATGTTCACCCAGGCGGCCAGGTTCTCACCGGCGGCGCGGAAAAGTATGTCTGCGATGCCGTTGAGGCTCTGCTCTCCGTCGGCGCCCGAGTTCACGTCGGCTACAGCGGCGTCTCGGTCTATGGAGACTTGCTCGACAGGCATGCGCCCGACGCCCTCACCGTCGAGCACGTCGGATGGATCGACGATCAGCTCTCCGGTGACGACAAGCTCGGCCTGATGCGCCACCGCGAGCGCAGGCGTTGGCTCCGCGCCACCCATGCCGACACGCTCTTCGTCGTACAGCAGGCCTCCGGCGCGGCCTTCTTCGCCTCGCTCGTCGCGGCCCGCTCTCTGGGCCTTCGCGTGGTCTCTTCGATACGACAGATGGCGCCGAGTGCTGCCCAGCGCCGCCGCCCGACTTCTCAGATGGCCGCGATGCTGCGGCCTTCCATCCGACGCCGCGCGCTGCCGGCAAGGTGCTGCGACACTCTGATCTTCAACAGCGAGACGGTCGCCCGCGACTACTTCCACTCCTTTGCCTTTTCCGAGGATCGCGCGAGGATCATTCTCAACGGTCATCGCCTTCTGCCCGCTGCCGCAAAGCGCCGCCGAAATCTGGAACCGGTCCTCGGTGTCGTCGGCCGCGTCTCAAAGGAAAAGGGATGCGACATCGTCCTCGCCGCTTTCGGCCAAATCGCCAAACAAGATCGACATTCTCGACTCGTCTTCTTCGGCGACGGCCCGCTGGTGCCGGCGCTGCAGGCCGACGCCGTATCGCTCGGAATCGCCGATCGCGTCTCGTTTCTGGGCTACGTCGCCGACCGCGATCGTCTGTATTCGGATATCGACATCTGCATCCAGGCCTCGCGCCGCGAGTCCATGGCCAACACCGTCATCGAGGCCATGTCCCGCGGCATCCCCTGTGTCGTCAGCAATGTCGGAGGCTTGCCCGAAGCGGTGCGGCACCAAGAAACCGGCCTCGTCTTTGCCGACGGAAATGTCGAGCATTGTGCCGAGGCCGTCCTGGCATTGTTGATGAACGAGCGCAAGTGGTCCGCGTTTTCAACGGCCTCCGCGGCGCATGCCCGGCGAATGTTCTCGTGGGAGCGATTCGCCGTACAAACCACGCGCGCGATTCTCGGTTGATCCCCCCTGCCCGAAACGCTATGCCGAGTTGAACGAGTGCGCCGAGGGACACAAGTCCGCAAGCGTGCAACGGTCGCAGTCAGGCTTTCTCGCCGCGCACACCCGCCGTCCGTGCCAGATCAGCGCATGACCGACAAATGTCCAATCGTCTTGCGGGATTAATTCCATCAGGTCACGCTCGATCCGCACGGCATCCTTGTCATCCTTGGATCGCCAACTGAGTTTCAGCCGGTGCGACAACCGCCCGATGTGCGTGTCGACCACGACGCCTTCATTCTTCTTGAACCATGTGCCGAGAACGACGTTCGCCGTCTTTCTCGCCACGCCGGGAATCTCCAGCAGGTCATCCATGTTGTCCGGCACCTCGCCGCCAAACCTCTCACAGATCACCCGTCCCGCGCCGATGATGTTCCTGGTCTTGTTGCGAAAGAACCCGGTCGATTGAATCAGCTTCTCCAACTCTGCGGGCCTTGCATGCGCGAAGTCCGCCGCCGACTTGTATCGCGCGAATAACTCGGGCGTCACCTTGTTCACCCGATCGTCGGTGCATTGAGCGGACAAAATCGTCGCCACAAGCAGTTGCAGAGCGGACTCGTGACCCAATGCGCAGTCCACGTCCGAGTACAACTTATGAAGTTCGCCGACGATTTTTTCAGCCCGGTCGTGGCGTGAGGCGGCGGATTCCGTGCCGCCGAACTTCTTAATGCCTCCGCGCCGAGTTTTCGGCTTCACCGATTTCATGACGCACTCCCCGGCGAGCGCCTGTCGCGCTGCGGCATCGCCATTTCGATATTGAGGATGAGTACCAGCACCATCACCGCTTGCGCGATGCGAACGGCCGATGCGTGAAAGGCATCGAACGCGGCCTTCACCGCCGCCTCGGCGTCCGGCGCCGCAATGTCCGCCTGCATGTTCGCGATCTTCGGCGTCATCACCATCGCGCTGTACAGCATCAGTCCCGCAGCACCCAAGATGATCCCCATTCTCACCTTGTCCCGTGTGGCGCGCCGGCCCCTCAGCAGTGATGCGATCTGCCACGCGACAATAACGGCCGCGCAGGAAATCTGCACCGTATCAAACCGGGAAAAGTTCTTCGCCATCACCTTTCCCGCGATCATATTCGGCCGATCCACATCGACCGTGCGCATCACGGAAAAGGTCGTCGGCGCGACGATGGCCATCATCACAATCGCACCGAGCCAGATGCCCGCCGCCGTCTGCGCGATCGCCCGAGCAATCGTCATGAACACGTGGGGTCCACCCATTCTGCCGAGCCATCGGCCCAGATGTTTTTCTTCCAGATCGGCGCGTCCGCCTTCACCTTGTCTACAATCCATCGGCAGGCGTCGAACGCTTCCACCCGATGCGCACTCGCGACGACGACAAGGATCGACGCCTCGCCCAGCAAGATGCGCCCCAGTCGATGGTGGACCGCCGCATCCAGAACGCCAAATTTCTCGACCGCCTTCTTCCGCGCGGACTCCATCTGCTCCAGCGCCATCTCCTCATACGCCTCATACTCCAGCGCCGTCAGCGGCTTGCACCCGTCCAACTCCGCCCGAACGGTCCCCACAAACGTCGCAATGGCCCCCGCGTCCGGCCGCATCAACTCCGCCACCACCGCATCCGTGACAAGCGGCTCCCTCGTCAGTCCCACGCGCGGCGCAGGCGCGCCCCCCGACACCGGCGGAATCACCGCGATCTCATCGCCGTCCTGGACGACGTGGCTCAGCGGGACGAATGTCCGATTCACCGCCAGCCGAATCCCCAGTGACTGTCCCAGCTTCGGATATTTCTCCGCCAGCCTGCCCGCCACGCCGCCGACCGTCTCGCCCGCCGCGATCTCAAGCGAAGTCTGTTCAACCTCCGCTCGATCTTTCGCCGGGCCGTAAAACTTTACGATGACATTAGCCATAACGTCGCATCACCTTATTCCTTCTCCGTGTCGATCTCAAATGCGCCGGGATTCTGCCCCAGCCAATCCGCCTTGCGCCGGAGCATCTTCAGAAACTCAAAACCATCCAGCCCGGCAAAGGTTCCGCGCTTCAGGATCGGCGAGATGACCTGCGCGATGAGCGCCTCCTGCATCAGAAACCGCAGCGTGCGAATCTCCGCATGGGTCAGGGTGTTCATCTCGTCATAGCCGTGCAGAAAGCGAATGATCCTCGCCTCGTCGGCCCGAGCCTCCCATGCGGACAGGTCGCGCGGACCCGTAATCATGGAGAATTGCAGGCATCCGTTGGCGATATCCACCACGCGCGGGGCGACCCGTGCCGCGTCGTAGTCGATGACCGCGACCACGTGCTGCTTGTCGAAGATCAGGTTTCCGGGATGCCAGTCGGCATGGATGATCTGCGGCTCCCACTTGAGCAGGCCCAGCTCGTTGGCCTGCGCCGCCGCCATGGCGTACGTCTCGCGGAGCGAACCGATGGTCGCCGCGAGTTCATCCTCATGCCCCACCGCCGAAGGGCGCTTCGCGAGGACGGCCTGCATTCTCCCGATCGAATCATGCACCACCTTCGACCCATGATAGGTGCCCGGCGGCGGCGGATACTCCGGCTGATAAGCACTCACCAGGGCGTGATAGAGGCCCAGCGTCTTGCCGGACTCGTAGGTCGCCAGCATCCCGCCGTCGTATGGCTCACCATCGATGAACTCGTAGACCTCGTAGATGCAGTCGGCGATCTTGAGCATCGAGTTGTTGTCTGCCCGGGTGCCGATCAGGTGCGGCATCGGGAAGTGATGATTGGCCAGGTAGAGTTGCAGCGCGTGGGTGAAGGCGATCTTGTAGGGGTCGTCCTTGCCCTTGGGTCGGCGCTTGAGCAGGAACTTGCCACGGTCGGTGGTGACCAGAATCTTGGCCGCCTGAT
Proteins encoded in this region:
- a CDS encoding molybdenum cofactor biosynthesis protein MoaE, with translation MANVIVKFYGPAKDRAEVEQTSLEIAAGETVGGVAGRLAEKYPKLGQSLGIRLAVNRTFVPLSHVVQDGDEIAVIPPVSGGAPAPRVGLTREPLVTDAVVAELMRPDAGAIATFVGTVRAELDGCKPLTALEYEAYEEMALEQMESARKKAVEKFGVLDAAVHHRLGRILLGEASILVVVASAHRVEAFDACRWIVDKVKADAPIWKKNIWADGSAEWVDPTCS
- the nth gene encoding endonuclease III produces the protein MKSVKPKTRRGGIKKFGGTESAASRHDRAEKIVGELHKLYSDVDCALGHESALQLLVATILSAQCTDDRVNKVTPELFARYKSAADFAHARPAELEKLIQSTGFFRNKTRNIIGAGRVICERFGGEVPDNMDDLLEIPGVARKTANVVLGTWFKKNEGVVVDTHIGRLSHRLKLSWRSKDDKDAVRIERDLMELIPQDDWTFVGHALIWHGRRVCAARKPDCDRCTLADLCPSAHSFNSA
- a CDS encoding glycosyltransferase family 4 protein encodes the protein MSTRTAIPESRSRTLGAPLDPLLAAPTITTGFSQTPLPQIGRGHCVAVLAVHHVHPGGQVLTGGAEKYVCDAVEALLSVGARVHVGYSGVSVYGDLLDRHAPDALTVEHVGWIDDQLSGDDKLGLMRHRERRRWLRATHADTLFVVQQASGAAFFASLVAARSLGLRVVSSIRQMAPSAAQRRRPTSQMAAMLRPSIRRRALPARCCDTLIFNSETVARDYFHSFAFSEDRARIILNGHRLLPAAAKRRRNLEPVLGVVGRVSKEKGCDIVLAAFGQIAKQDRHSRLVFFGDGPLVPALQADAVSLGIADRVSFLGYVADRDRLYSDIDICIQASRRESMANTVIEAMSRGIPCVVSNVGGLPEAVRHQETGLVFADGNVEHCAEAVLALLMNERKWSAFSTASAAHARRMFSWERFAVQTTRAILG
- a CDS encoding phosphotransferase, encoding MAEARAIFDQQELAIVLSHYDLGRIVDLRDFPRGSHQAAKILVTTDRGKFLLKRRPKGKDDPYKIAFTHALQLYLANHHFPMPHLIGTRADNNSMLKIADCIYEVYEFIDGEPYDGGMLATYESGKTLGLYHALVSAYQPEYPPPPGTYHGSKVVHDSIGRMQAVLAKRPSAVGHEDELAATIGSLRETYAMAAAQANELGLLKWEPQIIHADWHPGNLIFDKQHVVAVIDYDAARVAPRVVDIANGCLQFSMITGPRDLSAWEARADEARIIRFLHGYDEMNTLTHAEIRTLRFLMQEALIAQVISPILKRGTFAGLDGFEFLKMLRRKADWLGQNPGAFEIDTEKE
- a CDS encoding tetratricopeptide repeat protein, whose amino-acid sequence is MKHQATPCSTSAGPRGRLFTRVFAFILAMSALSPARLGAQAVLDVRAEPEDKLAAEERKLVQELTRRRMPELVEALLRNAPKTYYVHIARAYAQAAPEASEQSINEKFTNKAASYYRKAIALEKSSKWFKGLRRSFEVCDWRIEYAEFILRQRCAPDLDRFEMTSGLDFNRSRLVDLLEDAEKLLEAASVRLDDFKVGMRTREQDFLLLGLGNKIPRLAARHAVISAWTKLYLGQIEGAAAPSGKNRLLSALDAFDRITSTSKDDTGKYNAAIGVGIALRELRRYPESEIAFNRVIDSTAASAIQTRARHEKARLFLVSGNTDKAQKEWNALAAAADSAVAANEAFYLGIAPLMFAYSDILASQSPQWPPSEQLKHRERATSALHKIALQGGAWHELAGVYLGLLDIRGQDFSRLGDDEVFSTASRLMENDRTTEAIEAWQTLLKRPLGSERNAHVRFNLGICCLAQEMYAEAADAMDQALADGLPPKQSERAAEVAYQCRRMISGKHPSPDAHRKLAESAERLVNSFPDSKLADEGRWVIGLALKEAGDVLFARQAFARVPPSSEHYWDARRGEAICAQKLHENDLGRGTQASLRRSAEVAVDLWRRFADDLQEIQNRTPAKGSKDPASHRPSAELLAQWQTEARVAAAALLASEAVGDFTEALNLLNGAASDARSVGLRLRCLRATGQSEAAKQELSSFLKHAAEGGSPDAVLNLAVGFEREMDSLIDQGRLPAAKEVAQDAVPLLIQLLQQVKESKDGKLNATVIETSLARALGIAGEIEQSRERFDRLIAESPTNGAIILAAARTEERISTAWTGEKRDGAAARAESLWARLLRDAGLRDRSPDHYWEARSYWFAHLLRHGRAEDVIKGIESEQAWHPELGGPPWKDRLLTLSAEARKMTSDRKP
- a CDS encoding DUF4149 domain-containing protein; amino-acid sequence: MMAIVAPTTFSVMRTVDVDRPNMIAGKVMAKNFSRFDTVQISCAAVIVAWQIASLLRGRRATRDKVRMGIILGAAGLMLYSAMVMTPKIANMQADIAAPDAEAAVKAAFDAFHASAVRIAQAVMVLVLILNIEMAMPQRDRRSPGSAS